A region of Brevinema andersonii DNA encodes the following proteins:
- a CDS encoding ATP/GTP-binding protein — protein sequence MKISFTGTHGIGKTTLAVWLAKVLKIPYVPEFAREFLEKGYQIDTPLAFTSFETEILEKKIDLESNILEDSDSLVSDRSYLDYAVYLKHGLSRFPYDQIKNLQFESVPITRYFNEYESLCRERNRIYDLIFFLTPFTEYISAEFDYREKNPFATNIIQDLLINEYKEEIRHEKVILIKEKDLLERKKMIIHLLKERGFLSWSQLYVDEEL from the coding sequence ATGAAAATTTCTTTTACAGGTACGCACGGTATAGGTAAAACAACTTTGGCGGTATGGTTGGCAAAAGTCTTGAAAATTCCTTATGTTCCAGAATTTGCGCGTGAATTTTTGGAAAAAGGTTATCAAATTGATACTCCTCTAGCATTTACATCTTTTGAAACGGAAATTTTAGAGAAAAAAATAGATCTTGAGAGTAATATTTTGGAAGATTCGGATTCGCTGGTTTCAGACCGTTCTTACTTAGATTATGCAGTGTATCTGAAGCATGGGCTTTCTCGTTTTCCTTATGATCAGATTAAAAATTTGCAATTTGAGAGCGTGCCGATTACGCGTTACTTCAATGAATATGAATCGTTATGTCGTGAGCGGAACAGAATTTATGATTTAATTTTTTTTCTGACTCCTTTTACAGAATATATTTCTGCGGAATTCGACTATCGTGAAAAAAATCCTTTTGCTACTAATATTATTCAAGATCTGCTGATTAATGAGTACAAAGAAGAAATACGTCACGAAAAAGTGATTCTTATAAAAGAAAAAGATTTGCTTGAGCGAAAAAAAATGATCATTCATTTACTCAAAGAACGTGGATTTCTATCTTGGAGTCAATTATATGTTGATGAAGAATTATAA
- a CDS encoding glycosyltransferase family protein has protein sequence MNKRIICIIANGYAEEMMAVVLMKAMRTRLKELNLYQEFMFVGGSLVSSGKWFHDAQFPTFFSGGMTPSGGFPTRSWRGFFSDVKVGALFTPFKLARFIKNWGSNGMELVIAVGDFLLMVTAIPALRTYDVPLVFIPTAKSDYIQSHFRIEKKYIKKYAATVFARDEITTQDLKESGISAYYCGNLMQDLLDRNTPTFSSKLPIVALLPGSREESYGNMGKILDLIELVKINAYWALVHADSLCKDKMATEFSKRGWHLQNDSDTVRIWEKDHKTIHVYPGSMFDTVALSCDFAISLAGTVGDQIAGLGKPIIGFKGTGPQSSESRMLEYEKLLGESFIYERDFPYGVLNVVDLLLKDPHARKRYGEQGLLRMGKPGAADCMAEKIISAYFLSERAGL, from the coding sequence GTGAATAAGCGAATTATCTGTATAATCGCTAACGGTTATGCCGAAGAAATGATGGCCGTTGTTCTTATGAAAGCTATGCGTACACGGCTTAAAGAGCTTAATTTGTATCAGGAATTTATGTTTGTAGGCGGATCGTTGGTAAGTTCTGGTAAGTGGTTTCATGATGCTCAGTTTCCGACTTTTTTTTCAGGAGGCATGACTCCATCGGGTGGCTTTCCGACCCGATCTTGGAGAGGATTTTTCTCTGATGTCAAAGTAGGAGCTTTATTTACGCCTTTCAAATTGGCCCGTTTTATTAAAAATTGGGGTAGTAACGGTATGGAACTGGTAATAGCCGTTGGCGATTTTCTTCTGATGGTAACAGCTATTCCCGCGCTTCGAACTTATGATGTCCCATTGGTCTTTATTCCTACAGCAAAATCCGATTATATCCAATCGCATTTCAGAATTGAGAAAAAATATATCAAAAAATATGCGGCAACAGTCTTTGCGCGTGATGAAATTACCACTCAAGATCTCAAAGAAAGCGGTATTTCTGCCTATTATTGTGGCAATCTGATGCAGGATTTGTTAGATCGTAATACTCCTACTTTTTCTTCGAAATTGCCTATTGTTGCATTGTTGCCGGGCAGTCGTGAAGAATCCTATGGCAATATGGGCAAAATTTTGGATTTAATAGAGCTTGTAAAAATTAATGCTTACTGGGCATTGGTGCATGCTGATAGTCTCTGCAAGGACAAAATGGCTACAGAGTTTTCCAAGCGTGGCTGGCATCTTCAAAATGATTCTGATACAGTGAGAATTTGGGAAAAGGATCATAAAACAATTCATGTTTATCCAGGTAGTATGTTTGATACAGTGGCACTGTCATGTGATTTTGCGATTAGCTTGGCAGGAACCGTGGGTGATCAAATTGCCGGTTTGGGCAAACCTATTATAGGTTTCAAAGGTACAGGTCCTCAGAGTTCAGAAAGCCGCATGCTTGAATATGAAAAGTTGCTGGGAGAATCGTTTATTTATGAACGGGATTTTCCTTACGGTGTGCTAAATGTTGTGGATCTTTTGCTCAAGGACCCACATGCTCGCAAGCGCTATGGCGAACAGGGGCTTTTACGGATGGGCAAGCCAGGAGCCGCAGACTGCATGGCTGAAAAAATTATTTCTGCATACTTTTTGTCTGAAAGAGCTGGCTTATGA
- a CDS encoding glycosyltransferase family 4 protein — translation MHLVVNGRFLTQNITGVQRVAMNFTKELAGRVVDLQVFTPPFRGSEDSLLPLRVLPALKPYSLFWEQIKLPLTLKKCDFLLNFGNTAPIFVKNQAVMIHDAAFMRQPEWFSRSFAFYYRVLIPQIVKRARFLMTVSQFSKDEIINCFGVDSERILVLPLWLDSIFSSEIQRPIAEKKKYILSVASIEPRKNYSSLLKAFSQQKTNVTLKLAGGATHHFASVDNKYIDPCIQFLGRMNDQQLVSLYRNALFFCSLSFYEGFGLPPLEAMALGCPVLVSDIPAHREVCGDAVLYADPYDIDDIAQKMRLMLENSRLRQELAEKGKIRAKIFNKEISLDLLMHELEKFS, via the coding sequence ATGCACCTAGTTGTCAATGGCCGCTTCTTAACTCAAAATATAACAGGAGTTCAGCGTGTTGCGATGAATTTTACAAAGGAACTTGCAGGTAGAGTTGTTGATCTTCAGGTGTTTACACCCCCTTTCAGAGGATCTGAGGATAGTCTGCTTCCTTTGCGGGTATTACCTGCTTTGAAACCTTATTCTTTATTTTGGGAACAGATTAAATTGCCATTGACACTGAAAAAATGTGATTTTCTCCTTAATTTTGGGAATACAGCTCCGATTTTTGTGAAGAATCAAGCAGTGATGATCCATGATGCTGCGTTCATGCGTCAACCAGAATGGTTTTCGCGGTCGTTTGCTTTTTACTACCGTGTGCTTATTCCTCAGATTGTTAAAAGGGCCCGTTTTCTTATGACGGTCAGCCAGTTTTCCAAAGATGAAATTATCAACTGTTTTGGTGTGGATTCAGAGCGAATACTTGTGCTGCCATTGTGGCTTGATAGTATTTTTTCAAGTGAAATTCAAAGGCCTATTGCTGAGAAAAAAAAATATATTCTGTCGGTTGCCAGTATAGAGCCTAGAAAAAACTATTCCAGTTTGCTAAAAGCGTTTTCTCAGCAAAAAACCAATGTGACTCTAAAGCTTGCTGGAGGTGCAACTCATCATTTTGCCTCTGTTGATAATAAGTATATTGATCCATGTATTCAATTTTTGGGTCGCATGAATGATCAACAACTAGTTTCCTTGTACCGGAATGCACTTTTTTTCTGCAGTTTGTCGTTTTATGAAGGGTTTGGTTTGCCTCCACTCGAAGCAATGGCATTGGGATGTCCTGTATTGGTATCGGATATTCCTGCGCATAGAGAGGTTTGCGGGGATGCGGTTTTGTATGCGGATCCTTATGATATTGATGATATTGCTCAAAAAATGCGACTTATGCTGGAAAATTCTAGGTTACGTCAGGAACTCGCGGAAAAAGGCAAAATTCGTGCAAAAATTTTTAATAAAGAGATCTCGCTTGACCTTTTAATGCATGAATTAGAAAAATTTTCCTAA
- a CDS encoding DegT/DnrJ/EryC1/StrS family aminotransferase, whose product MKIEFAPPDLSEDDINAVVRVLRSGWITSGAVCNEFSSHLNNYLNARYTLLLNSATSGLFLALKAYGIGSGDEVITTPYTFAATANAIKHTGAKVVFADVGENSFFIDPESVAQKITQNTKAIIPVDFGGALPDYPKINALACAQKIQPVNRYQEALGRILVLTDSAHSLGALDQGRHDFADMRVFSFHAVKNLTTSEGGALSFYSFGDEQIDDEFYSMLKTYALHGQDRSAREKFLDGSWEYDIRMPGYKMNMPDITAALGLSQFRRYETNILPKRRQIFAAYFDYFKNKEQFMLPEFRPDHAAHLFPLRINGFDEYQRNRLMRYCFDCGVSVNVHYKPLTLMSAISFYDSEAYCPNSFSVYQNEISLPLHTLLTPEMVARVCGTVMEGICT is encoded by the coding sequence ATGAAAATAGAATTTGCACCTCCTGATCTTTCTGAAGACGATATTAATGCTGTTGTCCGTGTGTTGAGGTCAGGTTGGATTACATCTGGAGCTGTTTGTAATGAATTCTCTTCGCATCTCAATAATTATTTAAATGCACGTTATACGCTTCTACTCAACTCTGCAACTTCTGGTCTTTTTTTAGCACTCAAAGCTTATGGTATTGGCTCTGGTGACGAAGTTATTACTACTCCTTATACTTTTGCAGCTACTGCAAATGCTATTAAACATACCGGCGCAAAGGTTGTATTTGCAGATGTTGGTGAAAATAGTTTTTTTATCGATCCGGAATCTGTAGCGCAGAAAATTACGCAAAATACTAAGGCGATTATTCCTGTTGATTTTGGAGGAGCTTTGCCGGATTATCCTAAAATAAATGCTCTAGCTTGTGCACAAAAAATCCAGCCAGTTAACCGTTATCAAGAAGCTTTAGGCAGAATTCTTGTGCTGACGGATTCTGCACATTCATTAGGTGCACTGGATCAGGGGCGGCATGATTTTGCGGATATGCGTGTATTTTCATTTCATGCAGTGAAAAATTTAACGACTTCCGAAGGTGGAGCATTAAGCTTTTACTCGTTTGGTGACGAACAAATTGATGATGAATTTTATTCTATGCTGAAGACTTATGCATTGCATGGGCAGGATCGATCTGCTCGTGAAAAATTTTTAGATGGGTCTTGGGAATATGATATCCGTATGCCAGGGTATAAAATGAATATGCCTGATATAACGGCAGCATTGGGGTTATCGCAGTTTCGGCGCTATGAAACCAATATTCTTCCTAAACGCCGTCAAATTTTTGCTGCTTATTTTGATTATTTCAAAAATAAAGAGCAGTTTATGCTTCCAGAATTTAGGCCCGATCATGCGGCGCATTTATTTCCGCTGCGAATTAATGGTTTCGATGAGTATCAACGTAATCGATTAATGCGATATTGTTTTGATTGTGGAGTGTCAGTTAACGTCCACTACAAACCTCTCACTTTGATGAGCGCAATATCTTTCTATGATTCCGAAGCTTATTGTCCTAACTCTTTTTCCGTTTATCAAAATGAAATTTCATTACCATTGCATACTTTACTTACTCCTGAAATGGTTGCACGTGTGTGTGGTACAGTCATGGAGGGAATATGCACCTAG
- a CDS encoding polysaccharide biosynthesis protein, which produces MKILITSDVQSTLALHGLKNAEDLIKLTESDTKICLLSAPLSPEEIEKLPETEFRMLSLGDLIRQNAIASPPEFKDIVSRPETPVDQSVLESFYRNRVILVTGGEGYIGSEIVAHLLSLPIKQVIAFGHGENSINELIKKHGHHRNFKAVLGDVRDEEKLRRVFLEHKPNTIFHAAAHKHVPILEMYPEEAVKTNILGTKKLVSLAAEWKVERFVLVSTDKAVNPVSALGASKRIAEKICLSMDALIPDCRFATVRFGNVFGSTGSVVPTFLEQIAHNRPLTITDKNMVRYFMSIHEAVRLVLLAGTMDYGNLFSFDMGVPIALGELLEKLCAYYGVEPSQSCVNVIGNRGGEKFSEELIHSFEKILASPHEKLLILEDSGSIWSEKEINLLYAEFVDAASFGSKEEIFALFNKYISHYAGMNI; this is translated from the coding sequence ATGAAAATTCTTATAACTTCTGATGTGCAAAGTACTTTGGCGCTTCATGGGCTGAAAAATGCCGAAGATTTAATTAAACTAACAGAATCTGATACAAAGATTTGCTTGTTGTCAGCACCGTTGTCTCCTGAAGAAATTGAAAAACTCCCCGAAACAGAATTTCGTATGCTGAGCCTTGGTGATTTGATTAGGCAGAATGCCATAGCGTCTCCTCCGGAATTTAAGGATATTGTTTCGCGGCCGGAGACACCTGTTGATCAGTCTGTTTTGGAGTCTTTTTATCGAAATCGGGTTATTCTAGTCACGGGCGGCGAAGGCTATATCGGTTCGGAAATTGTTGCGCATCTTTTGAGCCTGCCAATCAAGCAGGTCATTGCTTTTGGGCATGGCGAAAACTCCATTAATGAGTTGATCAAGAAGCATGGTCATCATAGAAATTTTAAGGCTGTGCTGGGTGACGTTCGTGATGAAGAAAAGTTGCGACGGGTTTTTCTCGAGCACAAGCCTAATACCATTTTTCATGCTGCTGCCCATAAGCATGTTCCTATTCTTGAGATGTATCCCGAAGAAGCTGTTAAAACCAATATTCTTGGTACAAAAAAGTTGGTATCTCTTGCTGCTGAATGGAAAGTTGAACGTTTTGTGCTCGTTTCTACTGATAAAGCTGTCAATCCAGTATCAGCGTTAGGGGCGTCTAAACGCATTGCCGAAAAAATATGTTTATCCATGGATGCTCTGATTCCTGATTGCCGATTTGCAACGGTGAGGTTTGGGAATGTTTTCGGATCGACGGGTAGTGTTGTTCCTACGTTTCTAGAACAAATTGCGCATAATCGGCCTCTTACAATTACTGATAAAAATATGGTGCGTTATTTTATGTCTATTCATGAAGCGGTTCGTTTGGTGCTGTTGGCGGGAACTATGGATTATGGGAATTTGTTTTCTTTTGATATGGGAGTTCCTATTGCGTTGGGCGAGCTCCTTGAAAAACTCTGTGCTTATTACGGAGTAGAGCCTTCACAAAGCTGTGTTAATGTGATCGGCAATCGCGGTGGCGAAAAATTTTCCGAAGAACTGATTCATTCTTTTGAAAAAATTTTAGCTTCGCCTCATGAAAAACTGTTGATTTTAGAAGATTCAGGTTCCATTTGGTCCGAGAAGGAAATAAATCTACTTTATGCTGAGTTTGTAGATGCTGCGTCATTTGGCTCGAAAGAAGAAATTTTTGCACTTTTTAATAAGTATATTTCTCATTATGCAGGCATGAATATATGA
- a CDS encoding UDP-N-acetylmuramoyl-L-alanyl-D-glutamate--2,6-diaminopimelate ligase — MRLHDFFSDAPYDTEILSIENDSRNAEVGVLFVAYAGFEKDLHVFVPDAYRRGCRYFVVSDSRKQEFADQFPDALFFGSDNLPKELSRLVLEFYAYPDRKLCLIGVTGTNGKTTTATLIDTALRNLGEQTAFFGTTEWRIGLESLPALNTTPDLLTLVRMLKSAEDSQIKFVIMEVSSHALSLGRVEGLAFDCAIFTNLTQDHLDFHETIEDYFLAKRRFFTDILGPSPKKNKKAFINADCPYGQQILQVLGERGVPSESFSLENAGSLNALVYEISAQGSRFEVSGETLSTSIPGLVNVYNTLAAYAVLKYLQFNQAAEALESVQVPGRMQKLTAPDRVVFVVDYAHTPDALKQAVAVLKMVQTEDTRLITVFGSGGDRDKTKRPLMAQAVLESDAIIVTSDNPRTEDPQSIIDDILGGFPKMRQNLYVEPDRAKAVHLAYSLAEPGDIVLVAGKGHEKYQIIGTEKIYFSDEQCIQNLWGREGGL, encoded by the coding sequence ATGAGATTACATGATTTTTTTTCTGACGCTCCCTATGATACTGAGATTCTGTCAATAGAAAATGACTCCAGAAACGCAGAAGTTGGTGTACTTTTTGTAGCATATGCTGGTTTTGAAAAGGATCTGCATGTTTTTGTGCCTGATGCTTACAGGCGCGGATGCCGTTATTTTGTGGTGTCTGACAGCAGAAAACAAGAATTTGCTGATCAGTTTCCAGATGCTCTGTTTTTTGGTTCTGACAACCTTCCAAAAGAATTATCCCGTTTGGTACTAGAATTTTATGCTTACCCCGACCGTAAACTCTGTCTGATCGGTGTGACAGGTACCAATGGAAAAACTACCACTGCAACACTAATCGATACAGCTCTTCGGAATTTAGGCGAACAAACCGCTTTTTTCGGAACTACGGAGTGGCGTATTGGTTTGGAAAGTTTGCCTGCTCTCAATACTACTCCTGATCTTTTGACTTTAGTACGGATGCTTAAGTCTGCAGAAGATTCGCAGATAAAGTTTGTTATTATGGAAGTGTCTTCACATGCCTTAAGTTTAGGCCGTGTTGAGGGTTTGGCATTTGACTGTGCTATTTTCACCAACCTCACCCAGGACCATTTGGATTTTCACGAAACAATAGAAGATTATTTTTTGGCGAAACGGCGATTTTTCACTGATATTCTTGGTCCATCGCCGAAAAAAAATAAAAAAGCTTTTATTAATGCTGATTGTCCCTACGGACAGCAAATTTTGCAGGTGCTAGGCGAGCGCGGCGTGCCATCAGAATCTTTTTCTCTGGAAAATGCAGGTTCGCTGAACGCTTTGGTTTATGAAATTTCTGCACAAGGTTCGCGTTTTGAAGTTTCTGGTGAAACATTATCCACTTCGATTCCAGGACTTGTTAATGTATACAATACTTTAGCTGCTTATGCTGTATTGAAATATTTGCAATTCAACCAAGCTGCTGAAGCTCTTGAGTCTGTACAAGTGCCTGGCAGAATGCAAAAATTAACTGCTCCGGATCGTGTTGTATTTGTTGTTGATTATGCTCATACACCGGATGCATTGAAACAAGCGGTTGCTGTGTTAAAAATGGTTCAAACAGAAGATACCCGTCTAATTACGGTTTTCGGGTCAGGCGGCGACCGTGATAAAACTAAACGTCCACTGATGGCACAAGCAGTTTTAGAATCGGATGCTATTATAGTTACATCTGATAATCCCCGTACAGAAGATCCCCAATCGATTATCGATGATATTTTAGGAGGATTTCCTAAAATGCGACAGAATCTTTATGTCGAACCTGATAGAGCTAAAGCAGTTCATTTGGCATATAGTTTAGCCGAACCTGGTGATATTGTGCTAGTTGCAGGAAAAGGACATGAAAAATATCAAATTATCGGTACTGAAAAGATTTATTTTTCGGACGAACAATGTATTCAGAATTTATGGGGCAGAGAGGGTGGATTATGA
- the ruvB gene encoding Holliday junction branch migration DNA helicase RuvB, producing MKESMVNPLKNDGDNDDSLRPRKLDDFIGQTKLKGNLSVYIEASKKRKSSLDHVLLYGPPGLGKTTLSHIIAEELQAPIRVTSAPTLEKQGDLMALLTTLQEGEVLFIDEIHRLRKTLEEILYSAMEDFKVDIIIGEGTGAKTLSFALPRFTLVGATTRAGSLSAPLRSRFGIIERMEFYSIEELSQVITRSAGILDIGIDESGAQELARRSRGTPRIANRLLKRIADFALVEDLAIVHDIFIHKTLEKLEIDKEGLDALDRKLLQIIIEYYQGGPVGISALAATLNEEIETLEDVIEPYLIQNGFVQRTPRGRMASHKAYEHLGQKNPAPPTEINSLFRDPTD from the coding sequence ATAAAAGAAAGCATGGTCAACCCTCTAAAGAACGACGGTGACAATGACGACTCTCTACGCCCTAGAAAACTTGATGATTTTATTGGTCAGACAAAGCTCAAAGGTAATTTGAGTGTGTATATTGAAGCCTCAAAAAAACGAAAAAGCTCTCTTGATCATGTTTTGCTGTATGGGCCTCCGGGCTTGGGGAAAACAACGCTCAGCCATATTATTGCTGAGGAGCTTCAGGCTCCGATCCGGGTTACTTCGGCACCAACACTAGAAAAACAAGGCGACCTAATGGCGTTACTAACCACACTTCAAGAGGGTGAAGTATTATTTATTGATGAAATTCACCGTCTGCGCAAAACACTCGAAGAAATTCTCTACTCGGCAATGGAAGATTTCAAAGTGGATATCATCATTGGTGAAGGCACCGGCGCTAAAACTTTATCATTTGCTTTGCCGAGATTTACTCTCGTAGGAGCAACAACTCGAGCAGGATCGCTTTCGGCTCCTCTGCGGTCGCGTTTCGGAATTATCGAACGAATGGAATTTTATTCTATTGAGGAGCTATCTCAAGTTATTACTCGTTCTGCAGGGATTCTTGATATAGGAATTGACGAGTCAGGGGCTCAGGAGCTTGCTCGACGGTCACGTGGTACTCCTCGTATTGCCAACAGGCTTTTGAAACGCATTGCCGATTTTGCCTTAGTGGAAGATTTAGCTATTGTGCATGATATTTTCATTCATAAAACCCTTGAAAAACTTGAAATAGACAAAGAAGGCCTAGATGCACTTGACAGAAAGCTTCTACAAATTATCATCGAATATTATCAGGGCGGTCCCGTAGGTATATCGGCTTTAGCAGCAACACTCAACGAAGAAATTGAAACCCTTGAAGATGTTATTGAACCCTATCTTATCCAAAATGGCTTTGTTCAACGGACGCCGCGGGGACGTATGGCCTCCCATAAAGCTTATGAGCACCTTGGGCAAAAAAATCCAGCACCCCCTACGGAAATTAATAGCTTATTTAGAGACCCAACAGATTAA